One Opitutus sp. ER46 genomic region harbors:
- a CDS encoding peroxiredoxin translates to MKTRLPLALMSLLTFLFASARAHAEPLKVGDPAPAVTATTDAGTRIDLGDAYKKQRYTLVYFYPRAGTSGCTAQGCSLRDAYEELTRQGVAVFGVSTDDVAAQAKFKAEEHFPFTLLADPDRAVIKAFGVPVRSVPAIGEFAARQAFLIKDGKIVWADYKAKTDQQAADVLKVLAADKS, encoded by the coding sequence ATGAAAACCCGCCTCCCCCTCGCCCTTATGTCGCTGCTCACCTTTCTGTTCGCCTCCGCCCGCGCCCACGCCGAACCGCTCAAAGTCGGGGACCCGGCGCCCGCGGTCACCGCCACCACGGACGCCGGCACCCGGATCGACCTCGGCGACGCGTATAAGAAACAGCGCTACACGCTGGTCTATTTTTACCCGCGCGCCGGCACCAGCGGCTGCACCGCCCAGGGCTGCTCGCTGCGCGACGCCTACGAGGAACTCACCCGCCAGGGCGTCGCGGTGTTCGGTGTCAGCACCGACGACGTCGCCGCGCAGGCCAAGTTCAAGGCCGAGGAGCATTTCCCGTTCACGCTGCTGGCGGACCCGGACCGGGCCGTGATCAAGGCCTTCGGCGTACCCGTGCGCAGCGTCCCGGCCATCGGCGAGTTCGCCGCGCGCCAGGCCTTCCTCATCAAGGACGGCAAGATCGTTTGGGCGGACTACAAGGCCAAGACCGACCAGCAGGCGGCCGACGTCCTCAAGGTTCTCGCGGCGGACAAGAGCTGA
- a CDS encoding DEAD/DEAH box helicase, giving the protein MLSDAFAGLQKLMLPDKWQALALAGLRAGRDVIVDAPTGAGKTYVFERWAEQTSFARRALYTVPTRALANDKYAEWRTRGWHVGITTGDLCVDPDAPVVVATLEAVQGLVVDDAAWRREPDAAASPAAEARRGAAPRAASFSLLVVDEYHWLADAHRGNHYEGVLLAAPRRLQLLLLSGAVANPHDVAAWLRRLGRDAEVIEHHIRPVQLEEVEVDELIHGLPRCIEGFWSKRVAGALREGMGPVLVFAPHRRDAERLARQFARELPLPDPLTLTPEQEQMCGPALAKLLRNRVAYHHSGLSYAQRAGVIEPLAKAGQLRAVVATLGLSAGINFSLRSVLITASSFRHDQLDREIAPHDLLQMIGRAGRRGLDDVGYVLVSSSSLRMRRAEPLRLKRAAPLPWAFFLRQLRAGRDALELAGTESGRFFSEEHVALGSEQTAQLDPTALPCGEHTDTGRARLVRRERHPFPGCQGCRHRAECLGFSPQPTLLWQWQRTGVLDRQLRLTARGEIVSCFLGPEGLALSAALEDRRYPVDDLLFDAANLFAGDRFSGTNPRRLGRLAAACNFAYRRLTIEGWLQEGLPPQYGSGGSEAVRALIADGARAREVIAEVETAGRGDIDRLLTEWRSLLRQVAHAGPLIGPASGWRDRDLFLAERWDTFRALARDWLREVRRDTLPDLPRLTPDQLRPVNHSVLRPARRLPPTPLSSAPRANAAR; this is encoded by the coding sequence GTGCTCTCCGACGCCTTCGCCGGCCTGCAAAAGCTGATGCTGCCAGACAAATGGCAGGCGTTGGCGTTGGCGGGATTGCGCGCCGGACGCGACGTGATCGTCGACGCACCGACCGGAGCCGGGAAAACCTACGTCTTTGAGCGCTGGGCCGAGCAGACGAGTTTCGCGCGGCGCGCGCTCTACACCGTGCCCACGCGCGCACTCGCCAACGACAAGTACGCCGAGTGGCGCACCCGCGGCTGGCACGTGGGCATCACGACCGGCGATCTCTGCGTCGATCCCGACGCCCCCGTGGTCGTTGCCACGCTCGAAGCCGTGCAGGGTCTGGTGGTTGACGATGCCGCGTGGCGGCGCGAACCCGACGCCGCGGCCTCACCCGCAGCGGAAGCCCGCCGCGGCGCCGCCCCGCGCGCGGCCAGCTTCTCGCTGCTCGTCGTGGACGAGTACCACTGGCTCGCCGATGCGCACCGCGGCAATCACTACGAAGGCGTGCTGCTCGCGGCCCCGCGACGCCTGCAGCTCCTCCTGCTCTCCGGCGCTGTCGCCAACCCGCACGACGTGGCCGCGTGGCTGCGGCGGCTCGGCCGCGATGCCGAGGTGATCGAGCATCACATCCGCCCGGTGCAGCTCGAGGAGGTCGAAGTCGATGAACTCATCCACGGGCTCCCACGCTGCATCGAGGGTTTCTGGTCGAAGCGCGTCGCCGGCGCCCTGCGCGAGGGCATGGGCCCCGTGCTCGTGTTTGCGCCGCACCGGCGCGATGCCGAGCGGCTGGCCCGGCAGTTCGCCCGCGAGCTCCCGCTCCCGGACCCGCTGACGCTCACGCCGGAACAGGAGCAGATGTGTGGCCCGGCCCTCGCGAAGCTCCTGCGCAACCGCGTGGCCTACCACCACAGCGGGCTCAGCTACGCCCAGCGCGCCGGGGTCATCGAGCCGCTGGCGAAGGCGGGGCAGCTCCGCGCCGTCGTCGCCACGCTCGGGCTCAGCGCCGGCATCAACTTTTCGCTGCGCTCCGTGCTGATCACCGCGAGCAGTTTCCGCCACGACCAGCTCGACCGGGAAATCGCGCCGCACGACCTCCTGCAGATGATCGGCCGCGCGGGTCGGCGCGGACTCGACGACGTGGGCTACGTGCTCGTGAGCAGCAGCAGCCTGCGCATGCGCCGGGCCGAACCCCTGCGCCTCAAGCGCGCCGCCCCGCTGCCCTGGGCGTTCTTCCTGCGGCAACTGCGCGCCGGCCGCGACGCCCTGGAGCTCGCCGGCACTGAGTCCGGCCGCTTTTTCAGCGAGGAACACGTCGCGCTCGGATCCGAACAGACCGCGCAGCTCGACCCCACCGCCCTGCCTTGCGGGGAGCACACCGACACCGGCCGCGCCCGGCTCGTCCGGCGCGAGCGTCATCCGTTCCCCGGCTGCCAGGGGTGCCGCCACCGCGCCGAGTGCCTCGGCTTCTCGCCGCAGCCCACCCTCCTCTGGCAATGGCAGCGCACCGGCGTGCTCGACCGCCAGCTGCGGCTCACCGCGCGCGGCGAGATCGTGTCCTGCTTCCTGGGTCCCGAAGGCCTTGCGCTTTCCGCCGCGCTCGAGGATCGCCGGTACCCCGTCGACGACCTGCTGTTCGACGCCGCCAACCTGTTCGCCGGCGACCGCTTTTCGGGCACCAACCCGCGGCGTCTCGGCCGGCTCGCCGCCGCGTGCAATTTCGCCTACCGGCGGCTCACCATCGAGGGCTGGCTCCAGGAGGGCCTGCCACCGCAGTACGGTTCCGGCGGTAGCGAAGCCGTGCGCGCCCTGATCGCCGACGGCGCCCGCGCCCGCGAGGTCATCGCGGAGGTTGAGACCGCCGGTCGCGGCGACATCGACCGCCTCCTCACCGAGTGGCGTAGCCTGCTGCGGCAGGTCGCCCATGCCGGCCCGCTCATCGGTCCCGCCTCCGGCTGGCGCGACCGCGACCTTTTCCTCGCCGAGCGTTGGGATACCTTCCGCGCTCTCGCTCGTGACTGGCTGCGCGAGGTCCGCCGCGACACGCTGCCCGATCTCCCCCGACTCACGCCCGACCAATTACGGCCGGTCAACCACAGCGTCCTGCGCCCCGCCCGCCGGCTCCCGCCCACCCCGCTCTCTTCGGCGCCCCGGGCCAACGCGGCCCGGTAA
- a CDS encoding 5-deoxy-glucuronate isomerase, whose product MAKLIRAAANRNAPIVEPGAETLTLSYFTVLRLSAGQTQTLDVPQCELLCVVLSGRADIAAGAREFRNVGRRADIWDGPADSVYCGTCPRMTVRAARDGTEVLVVGGLCEQPFAPFRIAPEEVEAIDIGSVETHSHRRMYCILGPAATGRVGRLYAAEMLVSEGCWMGYPPHKHDQEQLPDEADFEEVGHFRFRPESGFAAQFCYDGTVAEPMCFKAQHGDTFLVDRGYHPAAMAPGYQGYVFRAMVGRQGRRFAPKFEAQHRHLVDRIPGVAAMVERFQQ is encoded by the coding sequence ATGGCCAAACTGATTCGCGCTGCTGCCAATCGAAACGCCCCGATCGTCGAGCCGGGTGCTGAGACCCTGACCCTCAGCTACTTCACGGTGTTGCGGCTGTCCGCGGGACAGACCCAGACCCTCGACGTGCCGCAATGCGAACTGCTCTGCGTGGTGTTGTCGGGGCGCGCCGACATCGCGGCGGGCGCGCGGGAGTTTCGCAACGTGGGGCGCCGCGCGGATATCTGGGACGGACCGGCGGACTCGGTGTACTGCGGGACCTGCCCGCGCATGACCGTGCGCGCGGCGCGCGACGGCACGGAGGTGCTGGTGGTGGGCGGGCTTTGCGAGCAGCCGTTCGCCCCGTTCCGCATCGCGCCGGAGGAGGTCGAGGCGATCGACATCGGCTCGGTGGAGACGCATTCGCACCGGCGGATGTACTGCATTCTCGGACCCGCGGCGACGGGACGCGTCGGCCGTCTCTATGCGGCCGAGATGCTGGTGTCAGAGGGTTGCTGGATGGGTTATCCGCCACACAAGCACGACCAGGAGCAATTGCCGGACGAGGCGGATTTCGAGGAGGTGGGCCACTTTCGCTTCCGACCTGAATCGGGTTTTGCGGCGCAGTTCTGCTACGACGGCACCGTGGCCGAGCCGATGTGCTTCAAGGCGCAGCACGGCGACACGTTCCTCGTGGACCGCGGGTACCATCCCGCGGCCATGGCGCCGGGCTACCAAGGGTATGTTTTCCGCGCCATGGTAGGTCGCCAGGGGCGGAGGTTCGCCCCCAAGTTCGAGGCGCAGCACCGCCACTTGGTCGACCGGATCCCGGGCGTGGCGGCGATGGTGGAACGCTTCCAGCAATGA
- a CDS encoding sugar phosphate nucleotidyltransferase, which yields MSLSLVVLAAGMGSRYGGLKQIDPVGPAGETVLDYAVFDALRAGFTRVVFVIRRDFEAVFREKIGARYAGRVAVEYVFQAADVLPSGYAPFPGREKPWGTGHAVWCARDAVQDNFAVINADDFYGADSFRRLAGFLRGANMRGPRAAFAMVGFRLANTLSEHGTVSRGVCTTGADGALQAIVERTSIAPANVGPGLAYSGQEIVSMNCWGFTPALFPALEAQLSDFLAGVTARPPGAGVDPMKAEFYLPAAVSTMIGRREADVQVLPTDSSWFGVTYREDKPRVSAAIADLVKAGTYPAQLF from the coding sequence CGCTGCCGGCATGGGCTCCCGCTACGGCGGCCTGAAGCAGATCGATCCTGTCGGACCCGCGGGCGAAACCGTTTTGGATTACGCCGTGTTCGATGCGCTGCGGGCCGGGTTCACGCGCGTGGTGTTTGTCATCCGCCGCGATTTCGAAGCGGTGTTCCGGGAGAAGATCGGCGCGCGGTATGCCGGACGCGTGGCGGTTGAGTACGTGTTCCAGGCGGCCGACGTGCTGCCGTCAGGTTATGCGCCGTTCCCGGGACGGGAAAAACCGTGGGGCACCGGGCATGCGGTGTGGTGTGCGCGCGACGCGGTGCAGGACAACTTCGCGGTGATCAACGCGGACGACTTTTACGGCGCCGACTCGTTTCGGCGGCTCGCCGGCTTCTTGCGCGGCGCGAACATGCGCGGGCCGCGGGCCGCGTTCGCGATGGTGGGCTTCCGGCTGGCGAACACGCTGTCGGAGCACGGTACGGTCTCGCGCGGGGTGTGCACGACCGGGGCCGACGGAGCGCTGCAGGCGATCGTGGAGCGGACGAGCATCGCGCCGGCGAACGTTGGCCCGGGGCTTGCGTATTCCGGCCAGGAGATCGTCTCGATGAACTGCTGGGGTTTCACTCCGGCGCTCTTCCCCGCGCTGGAGGCGCAGCTGAGCGATTTCCTCGCGGGCGTGACGGCGAGGCCGCCGGGGGCCGGCGTGGATCCGATGAAGGCTGAGTTCTACCTGCCGGCGGCGGTTTCCACCATGATCGGGCGGCGCGAGGCGGACGTACAGGTGCTGCCCACGGACAGCAGTTGGTTTGGAGTGACGTATCGCGAGGACAAGCCGCGGGTCTCGGCGGCGATCGCCGACCTCGTCAAGGCGGGCACGTACCCCGCGCAGCTGTTCTGA
- a CDS encoding DMT family transporter encodes MNAAHSRSVLLLVAAALCWSLGGLLIKAVTWSPLAVAGARGLIAGVFLLATNRALRFHFSRDQVIGAIAYAACTVTFCTATKLTTAANAILLQYTAPVWVALLGAWFLGERASRADWITIGTVLFGMALFFADALELTHVLGNVIAVISGVCFAAMTVALRRQKNTSAVESIILGNFLAFAVGLWWIVQSPALPGIGWGALLTLGVVQLGVSYWLYARAIRHVTALEAVLIPVIEPILNPIWVLLWSGERPSPFALVGGAVVLTAVTARAVLSVRAARASGAAA; translated from the coding sequence GTGAACGCCGCTCATTCACGTTCCGTCCTGCTGCTCGTCGCCGCCGCCCTGTGCTGGAGCCTCGGCGGGTTGCTGATCAAGGCCGTCACCTGGTCTCCCCTCGCCGTCGCCGGCGCGCGCGGCCTGATCGCCGGCGTGTTCCTGCTGGCGACGAATCGCGCGCTGCGGTTTCACTTCTCCCGCGACCAGGTCATCGGCGCCATCGCCTACGCCGCCTGCACCGTCACGTTCTGCACCGCCACGAAGCTCACCACCGCGGCCAACGCCATCCTGCTCCAGTACACCGCCCCGGTGTGGGTCGCCCTGCTTGGCGCCTGGTTTCTCGGCGAGCGCGCCTCGCGCGCCGACTGGATCACGATCGGCACCGTGCTCTTCGGCATGGCCCTGTTCTTCGCCGATGCCCTCGAACTCACGCACGTCCTCGGCAACGTCATCGCCGTGATCAGCGGCGTCTGCTTCGCCGCGATGACCGTCGCCCTGCGGCGCCAGAAGAACACCTCCGCCGTCGAATCGATCATCCTCGGCAACTTCCTCGCGTTCGCCGTCGGCCTCTGGTGGATCGTCCAATCTCCCGCCCTGCCGGGCATCGGCTGGGGCGCGCTGCTGACGCTCGGCGTCGTCCAGTTGGGCGTGTCGTACTGGCTGTACGCCCGCGCCATCCGGCATGTCACCGCCCTCGAGGCCGTGCTCATCCCGGTGATCGAGCCGATCCTCAACCCCATCTGGGTCCTCCTCTGGAGCGGGGAACGGCCATCCCCGTTCGCGCTGGTGGGCGGCGCCGTGGTCCTGACCGCGGTCACGGCCCGCGCCGTCCTCTCCGTCCGCGCCGCCCGCGCCAGCGGTGCGGCGGCCTGA